ctcgagccgacccgactttagtcaccacatgtgtcatgtatatagcatatacccgtgatcacctcccgaagtgatcacggcccagtagtatagcatggcagacggacaagagtgtagggccactgatggaacactagcatcctatactaagcagtaggatagcaggtaagggaaacaaacaatgacaggctatgcaacagaataggattaatcgaaagcagtaacaagctacactactctaatgcaagtagtagagagtagagtaggcgatatctggtgatcaaggggggggggcttgcctggttgctctggcaagtaggaggggtcgtcaactccgtagtcgaactgggcagcagcagtgtcggtctcgtagtctaccggagaggagagggggaagaaacagtaaatacaatgcaaacataagcatgacgatgcgtgacatgacaatgagcggttctaggggtgtcctaacgcgacagtaggtgataccggtgaagggggggaacatccgggaggtattcccgatgtttcacgttttcggacagacggaccggagggggaaagttgctagctcgataggttagggaggtgtggtggatgaacggattgcgtattcggattcgtctcgtcgttctgagcaactttcatatagaaaacattttcatccgagttacggtttaaaagatatgaattttcaaagtttatttgaatttctggaattatttatattaaaaaaatgaattatgacgtcagcatgaggcaatgctgacgtcagcaggtcaataggtcggctgaccagtcaaaccagacaggtgggtccagtgggacccacatgtcagcctctgttagtctaacatttagttaaactaaactaacagtataattagaggggtgggccccatatgtcagtgagaaattaactaaattaattatttttatttataaaacattttctttttcttttccttttttaatttttgcggcggggcccgcatgtcagtgactgggcctgcccagtcagcagttgactgggtcaacccagtcaactggggcccgtgggggccactggcaggggcactggggtggggcccggagggccacgtcggcgggcggcgccggagacacgccggcgacCATCTCCGCGGCGGAGCATCGCCGGACTTCGTCGGAAAAACGCTACGGGGCACGGGGAGAGGTGCGGCTAGGCGCGTTCGATCGAGCGTCCGACGCCGCATCGATCTACGTCGGTCCCATGGGCTAACTCGACCGGAGTGGCGCGTTACATCGACGGCGGTGTCGACCGTGGCGGACGCCGGTGATCTGGCGTCATCGCGAACAACGACAGAGGCTGCGACATGCCCAAAAGAGGGGTCCGACGGGGTCCTAGAGGTGCCCGGAGCACGTCTACGAGCTCGGTTGAGCACTTTATCGTCGgtagcgacggcgacgagcaccgcgGCGGAGAAAAGCTCGGGTGAAATGGAAGTGGCGGCTACGGGCATCTACGGGCAGCGctgagagagggggaaggagagactgctcaccggggaggcacacggaggccacggtggtggcttaggagcagcagggcGTCGGCAATCGGCGGAGGAGCGCCGGCGACCGTAGGCGCGGAAGAACTCGATTCCGGGGCTGTGGTGGCGCCGAGCTCGAACCCTTGGTCAGAGATGGAGTAGAGGAAGCAGGCGGAGCTGTTGGACTCCTCGGCGAGGCGCGGGGAGCATGGTGGCCGCGTTAATGGCGAACGGCGGCGATGATGGTGTTCGGGCGAGATGGAAAAGCAAGGGAGAGGAGCAGGCGGGGGAGAAAGATCTCGAGGGTTGTCGACGAGGCCTAGGGGACTCGTCCTTATCCCCTCGGCGAtgtggcggcgtggggcggcgagcAGGTCCGGCGGGGACGGCGAGGGCGTGCGCCCTCGGTCGGGTGAACAGACGAGGAGGGGGAAAGACGACAAGGGGAGGGGGGCTTGCTGGGCCGCTGGACCGATTCGGCCGGCTGGGCCAGTGGGCCAAGGCCCTTGGggagccgggggggggggggggtttctttccttttgccctttttttatttttcttttctgttttatttctagtttctcttttattttgttttagcaaaataccaaaatggcacctaatttgttgttaccaaataagtcacaaccacaaaaagtttcatcccaaaataatatagtttaatattttacaaaatacaaaaggcatttaattaatggttttagctactgatttaattagtttggtgcatttaaacattttataaagacttggttcctccaccaatattacatatgatttatttgtcacctttagaacattttagttttgacatttgaaaagttttattttccacttttaaatttaattgaagtttgaactaggagttttgaaaaggaaatgtgattcaaatgtgatcaagccctgtttagcaacatgattagcttaatcacagggagttactgtagcatgattctcggggtgttacatgcctttaggtggttccgtcgacccgagccaccctagagcctagatgataggtttaggtgttttcgtcgaccccgagccaccaaaaccctagttgatgcctttaggtggttccgtcgaccccgagccatcctagagcctagatgataggtttaggtgttttcgtcgaccccgagccaccaaaaccctagttgatgcctttaggtggtttcgtcgaccccgagccaccaaaaccctagttgatgcctttaggtggtttcgtcgaccccgagccaccctagaccctaaatgatgcctttaggtggttccgtcgaccccgagccaccgaAAACCCAAAGTGCTTCTTTTTTAGCCTAGACCTTAACAACATATCCAACAATATATCCAGCAATATATCCAGCAACAGAGTTACTCTATCCAATAGTATGCACCATTGTCATGAACATATCAATCATAAAAAGATATAAAAAGAACCATCCACATGAACATAGTCCATTCCAGGCATTGATTAACTAATAAATAGCAAGATCACATCCATCCACATGAACAAAAGCCAGCTCCAGAAATGGCATTAACTAATAAATAAATCCATCCATCCACATGAACAAAAGCCATATATGGCATTGATTCTTAAAGTACACCAGCAAAGTACAATAAGAGCACCAGCAAAGTACACTGAGAGCACCAGCAAGATCACATTGTACCATAGGATGCAAGAACACACATGAAGTATCTAGTTTTGAACATTACATTGCACATGTGCCATTTAGTGGTTACCACTTGCATAGAAGTAGGCTCTCCATCCTCTGTTTCTACCACCAGAAGGTGGAGTAGCAGTAGATGTAGAGGGAGCAGTAGATGTGGAGGGACCAGATTGCCTTGGGGCAGAGAATGTACCTCTCCCTCTCCCAGCACCTCTACCAGCACCTCTAGCAGCACCACTCCCAGCAGCTGCAGCTGCAGCCCCTCTCCCAGCTCCTCTCCCAGCTCATGTTCCAgctgttggtgttgttgtagGAGCTGGATGAGAAGTTCTTGATGCTTGTGTAGTAGCAGCAGCACCAGCATTGGAATTCCTTGCAAGAGGCTTGCATAAACAAAGAAGGAAAATGAGTTAGTACTTAAAAAATAGAATGTACAAGAAGGAAAACCTGTTACTACTTATTAGAGGATTACCACATGTTTGTTCTTCCTCAAAGCCAGCTCAGGCTTCAACTGCTTGCTGCAGCTTGTGTACCTATGTCCTTGCAGTCTACAATCGCCACATGTTATAGTCCCCATTCTTGATGTCGCCTTAGGCTTTGGAACTTCAAATTTCCCCTTGATcctcttctctttctttcttcctcTCTTCACTTTAAATGCAGGTGGGTCAATGTCTGGACCAGGGGTCCTTGTCCAGTCATGCTCACCAGGAACTGGATAGATCATTGGTTCATAAGCTGCCAGATAAATTTCTTTCTTGAAGAACTTGCTGACATAATCCTCTGGTTTTCTTTTGGCCTTGTTTATTGCTGAGATGGCATGGTTACATGGGATGCCACTTAGGTCCCATTTTCTGCACCCACATGTGTGCATTTGCAAGTTAACAGCATGGGTTTGCTGCCCACTTGTAACTTGCCACAAGTCCACACCAGCTTGAATTGGTTTGCAATATTTGGCCCTCTCCTTCTCAACCTCTAGCTTCTCACTATAATGGGGTGTTATGTCCCATCTAGCTTTCTTTCCACTCTCCCTATTCCTATGCCACCTCACCATCTGCTTATCCTTTATTCCATCACACATTGTCCTAATTGGTTTCTTCCTAACATCTAGGACATACTTGTTGAACACCTCAGATAAATTGTTAACTACAAGGTCAGTCTTGCAGTTTGTGTCAAATGCATGCCTTGCCCATGTTTTCTTGGGTATTTGACAAAGCCACTCCCAAGCTTGCTCACACTCAGCTCTAAGGTCATTCATTGCAATGTTAAATTTGTGTTCACTATATGCATAGGCAGCATTATCCATACACTTTTTCAGATCTTCCCCCCTAAACCCAGCATTTTGGAAGTTTGCATAGATATGCCTAAGGCAGAACCTTTGGTTGCACTTAGGAAAGACAGCATTCACTGCATTTAGTAGGCCCTGGGACACACAATTAAACTAGCTAAGCTACTATCTAGCACAAAACAACCATATAGGAACAATGACATAAGATGCAAGCACATACCTTTTGTCTATCTGACATTATTGTATATGGACCAAACCTTCCCACTTCTCCTCCTAGGCAGATTTTAAGTTGGTGTAGAAACCAATACCAGTTAGGTGTGTCCTCTTGCCCAACAATACCAAATGCTAGTGGGTATATATTGTTGTTGCCATCTCTACCAGTGGCAGCAAGTAGTTGAGCACCAGTAGTTAACTTAATGAAGCACCCATCAACACCTGAGCAAGCAAATTCAGTATTAAAAACATTCAAATGCATTTCAAGATGAAACAATATGTAACTAATGCACAAGGTGAACAAACTAACCAATGAATGGTCTGCACCCCTTGAGAAacccctcccttgctccattgATGCAATAGAACATAGCATGGAATCTTGGACCTGGATGGGGGATTTTTTCAGTGGGTGTTGGAGTTACAGTACTGACTACTACTCTACTCCCAGGGTTTGTATCCATCACTGTCTGAGCATAGTCTTTCAACCTAGGGTATTGCTTCTTGTGGTCTCCTAGCACAACATCAATAGCTAGGTTCTTTGCCCTATATGCCATTGACTTGGGCACATCCACACCATACTTCTCCATGCAGGCATCAATCAAAGTCTGAATGCCAGTTGTTAGATCAGATCTGAACAGTGACTCATACTTCTGTGCAAGCCACTTGGCACTTACCCTTGTTGTCTCTGTACTAATAGGGCAAGTGTGCTTAATTCTCATCTTCTTAATTACAAAAGTAGTTTCACCTTTTATAACTGCTCCCACCATAAAGAAGTTGCAATGTTTTTGGTTGCATTCTACAATTATTCTTTGATCTGAGTTCCTATGATATTTGAAGTTTCTGCCTTGAGTGATGTGTAAGTTCAACAAAGCCTCTCTGAATTGATGTTGATCCTTGAAACATATCTGTAGACATAATTGCTCATGTGGTGCCTCCATTTTCTCATTGTACCATTTTCTAGGAGGCCTCTGCTTTGCCCTGCTCTTCCTTTTCTTTGGCAGCACAAATGACAATGGCTCATAACCATCATCATCAGCCTCCTTCAACAATCCTTTCTCTTCTTCATCAGAT
This genomic window from Aegilops tauschii subsp. strangulata cultivar AL8/78 chromosome 4, Aet v6.0, whole genome shotgun sequence contains:
- the LOC123493522 gene encoding uncharacterized protein; the protein is MHLNVFNTEFACSGVDGCFIKLTTGAQLLAATGRDGNNNIYPLAFGIVGQEDTPNWYWFLHQLKICLGGEVGRFGPYTIMSDRQKFNCVSQGLLNAVNAVFPKCNQRFCLRHIYANFQNAGFRGEDLKKCMDNAAYAYSEHKFNIAMNDLRAECEQAWEWLCQIPKKTWARHAFDTNCKTDLVVNNLSEVFNKYVLDVRKKPIRTMCDGIKDKQMVRWHRNRESGKKARWDITPHYSEKLEVEKERAKYCKPIQAGVDLWQVTSGQQTHAVNLQMHTCGCRKWDLSGIPCNHAISAINKAKRKPEDYVSKFFKKEIYLAAYEPMIYPVPGEHDWTRTPGPDIDPPAFKVKRGRKKEKRIKGKFEVPKPKATSRMGTITCGDCRLQGHRYTSCSKQLKPELALRKNKHVLEHELGEELGEGLQLQLLGVVLLEVLVEVLGEGESNSVAGYIAGYIVGYVVKV
- the LOC123493523 gene encoding uncharacterized protein gives rise to the protein MGDADDIEMDEGKKQREYDEVEEEETDDEESEEEEMVHYSGDTEVEEPFEMDEDDKVVSQDEETVIVHEEKKKKKQKLPVRKGPTTRTHSSVVQEEEPDFQPSSDEEEKGLLKEADDDGYEPLSFVLPKKRKSRAKQRPPRKWYNEKMEAPHEQLCLQICFKDQHQFREALLNLHITQGRNFKYHRNSDQRIIVECNQKHCNFFMVGAVIKGETTFVIKKMRIKHTCPISTETTRVSAKWLAQKYESLFRSDLTTGIQTLIDACMEKYGVDVPKSMAYRAKNLAIDVVLGDHKKQYPRLKDYAQTVMDTNPGSRVVVSTVTPTPTEKIPHPGPRFHAMFYCINGAREGFLKGCRPFIG